The Mytilus trossulus isolate FHL-02 chromosome 3, PNRI_Mtr1.1.1.hap1, whole genome shotgun sequence genome contains a region encoding:
- the LOC134709215 gene encoding protein cornichon homolog 1-like, which yields MAFTFAAFCYIFALILSAVLIFFAIFHIIAFDELKTDYKNPVDQCRSLNPLVLPEYLIHVLYTILFVFAQQWGTLIMNIPLIAYHVRRYMNRPVMSCPGLYDPTSIMNADELSRAQREGWIKLAFYLISFFYYLYSMIYVLVSN from the exons ATGGCATTCACATTTGCTGCATTTTGCTACATATTTGCATTGATCTTATCAGCTGTTcttatattttttgcaatatttcat atAATAGCTTTTGATGAACTCAAAACAGATTACAAGAATCCTGTAGATCAATGTAGAAGTCTTAATCCT TTAGTCCTACCAGAGTATTTAATCCATGTGTTGTATACgatattatttgtatttgcaCAACAATGGGGGACACTTATAATGAATATACCTTTAATTGCTTATCATGTTCGAAG GTACATGAACAGACCTGTGATGAGTTGTCCTGGGTTGTATGACCCTACATCCATTATGAATGCCGATGAGCTGAGTAGAGCTCAGAGGGAAGGATGGATCAAATTAgcattttatcttatttcatttttttactacTTATACAG caTGATATATGTTTTGGTGTCCAACTAG